The segment TGAAGTTTCCAGCCACGATCCACACGAACAGCCGCCACCGCCTTCGGCCGAAATCAACATGCCTTGAGCCGGAATGACGCTCAACCAACAGTCGGTTCGAATCCGCTTGAAACGATTGACCTTCTGCGTTCTCGCGTCCCACCATGTCGTCTCGCCAAGCCGCGTGAAAATTCCATTGGAACTTGCAGTGTAACTCGAACAACCGTGCCCGCCAGGAAATCCGCGGTGCATCGTTTCGCCGTCAGCCAATTGCAAAACCTCAGGACGAAGGTAGATCAAGTCGCCCTGAATCGCCGGGCGAGAAATATGTTTCCCGTGATGCGTGGCCTCCCAATCGATTTCCGTCGACCAACGATTCTCTCCGGTGGAAGGATCGAAAGCCTGAGCCGTGAAGATCTTCTTCGTTGCCTCCGACGCGACCAACACCAACGCCCGAATGTCTTTCTTGCCACCGCCGGCAAGGTACAGACTCGACAGGTGGCCTGCGAACGGATCCAGCTGGTAACGCCACAGTTCTGCACCTGAATCGGCGTCCAGGCAAACGATGTCGTGGTCCTGTTTTCCGTCGAGCGAAAGCCTTCGCTTCTTTCCATCCAGATGAGCCTGAGTTTTGCTTTCGATGAAGTAAATCCGGTCATCCATGATTGTGATTGTCGGATGAATCACCAATCCATCGTGTTCCCAATCCAGCTTTCCAGTTTCGGCATTCATGGAAAACAGCTTGTCGCCGGCGACCACATGCGTGTCGTTTCCTCCGGTCGAATCGAACCACATCGATGCGCCCCACCAACGCGTGTAGACGGCGGAAGCTTTCACCACGCTGCCGATCAGAGACGTCTTGTGACGAGCGATGTAGCCCCAATGGTTTTGCTCTTTGTCGGTTGCAGGAATGTCAAACTGCCGATCGATTTCGCCAGACTTTCCGTCGACAAACCAGGCTTGATGTTCCGCCGCAACGAAAACGCCGTCGTCATCCGCACACCAGTTGGAACAATCGTGCGGAACGTTCCATCGCATCACAGTCGGCGATTCCACGCTCCACAAAACGGCACCGCTGTAGTTGTCCAGCGCGATCATCCGCTGTTGGCCCTGAAGAAAGATTCTCCCTCCGGCCGCAAGCGGCGATGGCTTTCGGTTCTGGCGATCGGTTTGGTAACGAGGCCCTGGCCGGCCGATCCACTGAGTCCTGAGTTGGTTGCGATCTGAAATTCCCGACAGAGCTTCACCGCCGTAAGCACTGTTGTCAGCACTTCCGTACATGTGGCTCCACGTTCCCGATCCCTTCAAGCCGCCGCGTTGCCAGACCACGGATTCGCCGTCATGCAACAGTCCGCCTTGAGGTCGAACCAAACGACGAACTTCGCTGTTGGTTTTCGCGGCAACGACCGTCGACGCAAACGCAGAAGGCAAGTCATCCAAAGATCGGTTGACGACGCAAAATTTCGGACCGTAAACGACCTCCGCGTCCTGCGACCATTCGTCTTTCAGCTTCGTCGCCTTGTCTTCATCAGGCTCAACAAGGACGACCAGAAAGTCCGACTGTTTCGCGATATCCTTCGCCTTTTGCTGCTGATCGGCACCGACGACCAACACCATTCCACGCGTGTTTGGACCTTTCTCGATCAGTTCACTGACAAAAGCGTTCGGAGTCGCCATTGGCAGTGTTTCCGTCCAATCGAAATGCGTATCGATCAGAAACGATTCCGTCTTTTCAGCCGCGTCATCCGCGCTTTGAGATATTTGAAACTGAAGTTGGCGTTTGTGCGGCAAATCCTTGATAATGACCCGATGGTTCGTCGTCTGGTCATCGTTTTTGATCCGACGCACACCGGATTCCATGATCACGTCAACGACAGAAGGCCCATTTTCGTGCGTTCCAAAGTTGACTTCGATTTCTCCTGGGCGGACGAACTTCGTATACGGTCCCCAGGCAAGAAAGTTCTGCGGCAACTCATCAACAGGCTTCGTCGCTGTCTTTGTTTTCTTGCTCGCGCCCAACGTTACTCCGAATTCGTTCGCCGAGGCCTCAAACAACCTCGTCACATCGGAAGCCGAAATGGCTTTGCCGTAAACGCGAACTTCCTGGAGCGCGCCCTGCAATGGAAAATCTTCGTCGGAATCGCGATAGCTGCCAACGGTAAAGAAACAGCTGTCGGAATAGCTGATCGGGCCTTGCTCCGAATTCGTCGATCCGGCCAACGAACCGTTAACGTAGATTCGAGTTTCGTTCCCGTTGTACGTGCCGACGACATGGTTCCAACTGCGAGACTCGAACGCGTTGTTGGAAGTCAAATAAGTCATTCCGCTGCCGCCACCCGCAACCGCCATGTAAAACTGGTCGTTTTTGTAGCCCAACGTCCAACCATGTTCCGTGTTGCCGTCATCCTGAAAACATCCGATCACACTGCCCCACTGTTGCGGAACGTCGACTCGAACCCAGGCTTCCACGGTGATCGCATCGCGTGGAAGTGATTCCGTGTTTTCAATTTTGTGAGGAAAGTAGCCACCGGACATGGCGACGCCTTCAAGCTTTTCTGAATCGTTGATTCGAATCGCGGTTCCAGTTCCTTTGAGCGTCAGGTCGACGCCGGACGCATGATCTTTAACGACAGCGCCTTGCAGATTTCGATCCTCAACCGCGGCGCCGTCTTTCGTCATGCCAGCCCGATGAAACACCCAGCGGTGAAGCAAATTTTTCTTGCGAACCTTGGGAACCGGCGGCGATTTCCAGGCTTTGTTTTCTGTATTGGAACTATCTTTTTCGCTCGCGATTTCCAGCTTTGAGTTCACCAACTCGAAAGCGTGAATGTGGCCCTGATCCGTGGAAACCATCAGATGATTTTTCGCGAATGACAGGCCGAAAGCTCGACCAACGACTTCCGCCGACCACAGCACCGAGCCATCAAACGCGTTGACGCCGGTGACATGACGATCGCCACCAACGATGATCGCGTTGCCGACTTTGATCAGCTCCAATGGCTCATCAACTTCACAGCTCCAACGCAGTTCATTCGTGTCCCGACTGGCAGCAAACAGCTTCTGCCCATCAATCACAAAGAAATCGCTGCCCGAAATTGCGATCGCCCGTCCGCGAGGGAATGAGGCCACTCTTTCTTTCCCCTGGAACACTGCCATTTGGCCAGCGCGAGATGGCTTGCCGCCTTCGGCCCG is part of the Mariniblastus fucicola genome and harbors:
- a CDS encoding outer membrane protein assembly factor BamB family protein; this encodes MPIRISIIAFAIVLVSNVAAWSQLQSWETYRRDSKRSGVVETELTPTGLKPAWSWNGELKPFPAWDGPARWDAYNLVHDLPAMRQYDACFYPVSDGKIAVFGSSSQDFVKAVDLQTGKLIWQFNAGGPVRLAPTIDGDKVLFGCDDGFAYCLNKSNGKQIWKFSPSIDQGAEQLMLINNDRLISYYPIRTGVIVRDNIAYFGASMLPWRESYLCAINVETGKDDESKSTYVTRHEDATLEGNLLIADDRLIVPQGRIAPLLFDRSTGAKKGSLPGGGGVTAVVTDEGDVVRAEGGKPSRAGQMAVFQGKERVASFPRGRAIAISGSDFFVIDGQKLFAASRDTNELRWSCEVDEPLELIKVGNAIIVGGDRHVTGVNAFDGSVLWSAEVVGRAFGLSFAKNHLMVSTDQGHIHAFELVNSKLEIASEKDSSNTENKAWKSPPVPKVRKKNLLHRWVFHRAGMTKDGAAVEDRNLQGAVVKDHASGVDLTLKGTGTAIRINDSEKLEGVAMSGGYFPHKIENTESLPRDAITVEAWVRVDVPQQWGSVIGCFQDDGNTEHGWTLGYKNDQFYMAVAGGGSGMTYLTSNNAFESRSWNHVVGTYNGNETRIYVNGSLAGSTNSEQGPISYSDSCFFTVGSYRDSDEDFPLQGALQEVRVYGKAISASDVTRLFEASANEFGVTLGASKKTKTATKPVDELPQNFLAWGPYTKFVRPGEIEVNFGTHENGPSVVDVIMESGVRRIKNDDQTTNHRVIIKDLPHKRQLQFQISQSADDAAEKTESFLIDTHFDWTETLPMATPNAFVSELIEKGPNTRGMVLVVGADQQQKAKDIAKQSDFLVVLVEPDEDKATKLKDEWSQDAEVVYGPKFCVVNRSLDDLPSAFASTVVAAKTNSEVRRLVRPQGGLLHDGESVVWQRGGLKGSGTWSHMYGSADNSAYGGEALSGISDRNQLRTQWIGRPGPRYQTDRQNRKPSPLAAGGRIFLQGQQRMIALDNYSGAVLWSVESPTVMRWNVPHDCSNWCADDDGVFVAAEHQAWFVDGKSGEIDRQFDIPATDKEQNHWGYIARHKTSLIGSVVKASAVYTRWWGASMWFDSTGGNDTHVVAGDKLFSMNAETGKLDWEHDGLVIHPTITIMDDRIYFIESKTQAHLDGKKRRLSLDGKQDHDIVCLDADSGAELWRYQLDPFAGHLSSLYLAGGGKKDIRALVLVASEATKKIFTAQAFDPSTGENRWSTEIDWEATHHGKHISRPAIQGDLIYLRPEVLQLADGETMHRGFPGGHGCSSYTASSNGIFTRLGETTWWDARTQKVNRFKRIRTDCWLSVIPAQGMLISAEGGGGCSCGSWLETSLGFLPRNVDEDLPDDE